TTTGGCTTTAACATTATTTCAGTTCTGTTTCTTAAACAATGAAGTGAGAAACAGTATGCAGGGTCGTTTCATGTAAAAAGAACACTTTTTCTATAGAATGTTTTTTATTTGCAAGAGGGAAAAGTACTAGATTAATATGGATTTCTGATTCattaatatttttcgaaaaaagaaaatatttaatggAACAGTACAGAATACTGGTATTATACTTTGCTAATACGAAGAGTTCCAAATATCTAGAATTGATCAGACTTTAAGTACTACAAATTATTTGTAGTACtacaaattaaactaaaactCTTCCTAATATATGACTCAAGCATGAGTTGATTTACAATTGTGGGATAGATCTTCAGAAGATGCTGGCAAGTTGACAAAAAGGATGAAACACTGAAACATCGCTACATAATTCTAACGGGTCACTGCATCTCTCTAATTGGAAATAATTTCCACTTAAGACTAAGTTCCTTTTTAATTCTATGGTGGCACTTGGTATGTATTAACCTTTCTTTTTGTAAGCTTCATAATTACTATCACTACTAGATTTTATCTCATCTCTTGTATAAAAATGTTCAGTAGTTCATTCTTCGCCTAATAAGGGTACAGGTTCGGAGAGAAATAAGGTTTAGCAGGAAAGTGTTGTAATACTTCTATATTCATTTTATAACCTAATCAATTATCTCTTCAGGGCACGTACAACTCCCTCATTCATCAAGAATACTTCAACAACTTATGCGAAATAAAATGTGAAAAAAGCATCCAAATATATAACAAGTGATCATCAACTGATTCATGTCAACCGGGGCGGAGCTACAGTTATATATGCTTAGGGGTTCAACAGAGCCCAATAACTTTGACTCACCTCTTCGTATTAAAAGTTCCACTTAATAtgttttaaataatttatttagAACTGTTAGATAGTAGTGCATATGTCAAATATACTAGGTATATTTAATATACCGTTTCTCCAATGTGAGACACTAGTATATTAATATATATACACTATACTATCTAACAACAACGCTTTAATTTGCATGTCAACTATCACACTAGAAACAGGCACAGATTCAGGGAGAGGTGTCAAAAATAAAATAACCATGAAGTAAAGCATTAATTGTCGTTGATAACTTTTGCTTAAAATCATCAAAGTAATAATCATGTTCGTGGCATAATATCCACTACTAATTAActtaagaaaataaagaaaacaaaccaTTACTAGTATTGGAAAATTATCTAATTCCCTTGGAGGTTGGGGCCTATGCTATCTATAGACACATCAATTTTTCTAGGGCGTAAGGTTGACATGGTAAACCTCAGTCATATCAGGATAGAATAAACCAAAATTTTCCTCGACACCAGCGGGCTTTTGGTTCTCGTTAAAGAGAGCAAAAATGTACGTCTCCAAAACTTTGCCAGGCCTCCTAGGAGTTCCTTGTCCAGAAGAAACATGTGCAATCAaattgtttgcatatgtttgaGCATTGTCTATAGTTGCAGCGACATCGCCAGCACTTGGCCAACCTGTCTCTGTAACCACGACTTCTACCGCAGGTTGTCCAACTTTCTCTAATGCAACATACAAAGAGTCCACCATTGCATCAAACAGGTTGTTGTATTGGAATTGGCCGTCACTTACAATCGGACCCGTGCCTTTCAAAAGTGCATAGTCTAATTGAATTTGAGCAGGATTTCCAGAATAAGCAAAATAAGGATACACATTAGCCAGTAGTGGATATTGTTTTGTAGCTAAAAATTGTGCTATGGGCTGCAGGAATTGAACGGCGCTATCAGAGAACGCTCCGTTCGAAGGAGGAAACGAGGTTCCTAACACTTGTAATGAGACTGTAGttgaaacaggtatgttaaggttgttGGCTTTCAGTGCAGAGTCGAGATTTTGCAACGCTCCTAATACGAAGTTTGCTAATGGTCCTGGTACGACTTCATTACCTGCTGAAATGTACGTAAATTTGACAGTTGAAGCATGTGGAATTACGTTGTTTTGTACCCAATTTGTAGCAAAAGTGGGATCGCTAGCAAGTGATTGCAGGTCTTCATTTCG
This sequence is a window from Nicotiana sylvestris chromosome 3, ASM39365v2, whole genome shotgun sequence. Protein-coding genes within it:
- the LOC104218746 gene encoding putative glucan endo-1,3-beta-glucosidase GVI produces the protein MQRLCILLFVCVTISSGVEGIGVNYGLLGNNLRPPAQVINLLKSRNIQKIRIFDPNQDVLTALQGSDISVILGIRNEDLQSLASDPTFATNWVQNNVIPHASTVKFTYISAGNEVVPGPLANFVLGALQNLDSALKANNLNIPVSTTVSLQVLGTSFPPSNGAFSDSAVQFLQPIAQFLATKQYPLLANVYPYFAYSGNPAQIQLDYALLKGTGPIVSDGQFQYNNLFDAMVDSLYVALEKVGQPAVEVVVTETGWPSAGDVAATIDNAQTYANNLIAHVSSGQGTPRRPGKVLETYIFALFNENQKPAGVEENFGLFYPDMTEVYHVNLTP